A single Bifidobacterium asteroides DNA region contains:
- a CDS encoding transglutaminase family protein, with amino-acid sequence MSTSASWMDQAQREPIRLIDRTGLQSTVDPTRRRSPMILVAALAPLDLLAGLQLLPVYGSLPFWLTVGAAACLAGLLIAMLPRRGIATALLQPLLLIAAQFLLGPILALNGTTLAHVLPTWATLAQGWSATFGAFKTLAAIDPPLGQEAGGLMALWTLMLWTCYLAVLLARHGLGRNLGRPAHPVAVLTATLPILAAMAVSAALGTSRGLYPALTGGILWLLLLIWCASGLGLIRLQGLASTLLALALTAGLIFSAGLLPAPTRLVIRDHYQPPMDPYQFTSPLSDYRAYIKRHRDDTLVTVRNLPAGTPVRMAVMDRYDGKVWNLSDSSGAGAADYRRIGAQIRTERQQEQAQDSGQAGQPFTATFLIREGFDHAWLPSAGQVDGIDTDQGLQRKDLYFNKATDTALTDQPLQKGTSYSVHGVAEGRPATRRIADSDPGDAQVPALADAPESLPKAAASMTSMQVRGGARALAIEERLHREGWFSHGLAGDYPSPSGHGDYRINQLLQGQAMVGDSEQYASAMALLARQMGLPSRVVLGFLPKNRDGSISRARTRTQADGSTRIDFTGRDAQAWVEVSLKGLGWVPFYPTPPETKIPDKSLDSTPPNPRTLVRQPPPPLVDPPRDDRATQGRTTVGGQEASRQSSPSFWKRYGPLIARVTLWTMPLWLPALLVLALLAVKAWLRRRARSTGDPKTRIRAGWRQIGNLGRQTGLPLEGTRSEQAALIAQTLLADPPGSSSAGLRRDLDRLRNMADQASFDRHPSDEQEAVDCWQLVDKLRSAILASLPRTRRWRTLLSPRHLR; translated from the coding sequence ATGAGCACATCAGCATCGTGGATGGACCAAGCCCAGAGGGAGCCTATCCGCCTGATCGACCGGACTGGTCTGCAGTCCACTGTCGACCCGACCAGGCGCCGCTCCCCCATGATTCTGGTCGCCGCATTGGCTCCACTCGATCTGCTGGCCGGACTGCAGCTGCTGCCGGTCTATGGCAGTCTGCCCTTCTGGCTGACAGTGGGAGCCGCAGCATGTCTGGCCGGACTGTTGATCGCCATGCTCCCCCGCCGCGGCATTGCCACAGCCCTCCTGCAGCCTCTGCTGCTGATCGCAGCCCAGTTCCTGCTGGGCCCCATCCTCGCTCTGAACGGGACCACCCTGGCCCATGTCCTGCCCACCTGGGCAACCCTGGCACAAGGTTGGTCCGCCACCTTCGGCGCTTTCAAGACCCTGGCAGCCATCGATCCCCCACTCGGCCAGGAAGCAGGCGGACTGATGGCTCTGTGGACGCTGATGCTCTGGACCTGCTATCTGGCCGTGCTGCTGGCCCGCCATGGCCTGGGTCGCAACCTGGGACGGCCCGCGCACCCCGTGGCCGTCCTGACAGCCACGCTGCCCATCCTGGCCGCCATGGCTGTGTCAGCAGCCCTAGGCACCAGCAGGGGCCTCTACCCGGCATTGACGGGTGGCATCCTCTGGCTGCTCCTGCTGATCTGGTGCGCCAGCGGGCTGGGGCTGATCCGTCTGCAAGGGCTCGCATCCACTCTTCTGGCCTTGGCACTGACAGCTGGACTGATTTTCTCCGCTGGACTGCTGCCCGCCCCGACCCGGCTGGTCATTCGTGACCACTATCAGCCGCCCATGGACCCCTACCAGTTCACCAGCCCCTTGAGCGACTACCGGGCGTACATCAAACGCCACCGCGACGATACCCTGGTCACGGTCCGCAACCTGCCCGCTGGCACCCCGGTCCGTATGGCCGTCATGGACCGTTATGACGGCAAGGTCTGGAATCTGTCCGACTCCTCGGGCGCAGGAGCAGCCGACTACCGGCGCATCGGCGCCCAGATCCGCACGGAAAGGCAGCAGGAGCAGGCCCAAGACAGCGGACAGGCCGGACAGCCTTTTACCGCGACCTTCCTGATCCGGGAGGGGTTCGACCATGCCTGGTTGCCCTCCGCCGGACAAGTCGACGGCATCGATACGGATCAGGGCCTGCAACGCAAGGACCTCTACTTCAACAAGGCCACAGACACCGCACTGACCGATCAGCCCCTGCAGAAGGGGACCAGCTATTCGGTGCACGGCGTGGCCGAAGGCCGACCTGCAACCCGTCGTATAGCTGACAGCGATCCTGGAGATGCGCAGGTGCCTGCCCTGGCGGATGCACCTGAGAGCCTGCCCAAGGCGGCTGCTTCCATGACCTCCATGCAGGTGCGCGGCGGCGCCAGGGCCCTGGCCATTGAGGAACGGCTGCACCGGGAGGGATGGTTCTCCCACGGTCTGGCAGGAGACTACCCGTCGCCCTCCGGCCATGGCGACTATCGGATCAATCAGCTCCTGCAAGGCCAGGCCATGGTGGGCGACAGCGAACAATACGCCTCGGCCATGGCCCTCCTGGCCCGGCAGATGGGCCTGCCATCCCGAGTGGTCTTGGGATTCCTGCCCAAGAACCGCGATGGCTCCATCAGCCGGGCACGGACCAGGACCCAGGCGGACGGGAGCACCAGAATCGACTTCACCGGACGCGATGCCCAGGCCTGGGTGGAGGTCAGTCTGAAAGGACTAGGGTGGGTCCCCTTCTACCCCACCCCACCGGAGACCAAGATCCCGGACAAGTCCTTGGACTCCACCCCACCCAATCCGCGCACCCTGGTCCGCCAGCCGCCGCCCCCGCTGGTCGATCCTCCCCGCGACGACCGGGCCACCCAGGGTCGAACTACCGTCGGCGGACAGGAAGCATCGCGACAATCTTCACCCTCCTTCTGGAAACGGTACGGACCTTTGATAGCCAGAGTGACGCTCTGGACCATGCCGCTCTGGCTGCCGGCTCTCCTGGTTCTGGCCCTGCTGGCTGTCAAGGCTTGGCTACGCCGACGGGCCCGGTCGACCGGCGACCCGAAGACACGCATCCGCGCCGGCTGGCGACAGATCGGCAACCTGGGCAGACAAACCGGCCTGCCCCTGGAGGGCACCCGTAGCGAGCAGGCAGCTCTGATCGCCCAGACCCTGCTGGCTGACCCCCCAGGGTCCTCGTCGGCTGGTCTGCGCCGGGATCTGGATCGACTGCGCAACATGGCCGATCAGGCCTCGTTCGACCGGCACCCTTCAGACGAGCAGGAGGCCGTAGACTGCTGGCAGCTGGTGGACAAGCTGCGATCCGCCATCCTGGCATCCCTGCCACGAACCCGACGCTGGCGGACCCTGCTTTCCCCGAGGCACCTGCGCTGA
- a CDS encoding DUF58 domain-containing protein → MTAFASRPAPKARPASSTGSEQSLRSRAAGLWQSITALGRAMALAALLCALAFVPTGWRELLAGALLGAGMLLFGLLTSLGNLSCNAETSLNQGHLEVGGQAELVLVLTNPGSRSTRRGRIGLALGQGTVIAPLPALAPGQSHQISLKLEARSRGVIDLGPVTMEAGDPLGFIRRRRILTGARKLYIHPRTVALPPLEAGLERDLEGDPGSGIVDDDLEFHALRPYVPGDDIKRVHWLSTARAGTLMVRQYEPTLRTRTELILDGQAASYRNADEFELAVEIYASLGCRCLLDGRRLQALAPEPDDPDAHGTTLPTEDPRSFLDACSAIRPRQDSYDKPDLAEAPERTCLTILVTGSLGDRQPSALMDGSAQSASPVMLLAADLGAHPSLQTQPGLVNAVLGNRKDLPILLENQP, encoded by the coding sequence ATGACCGCCTTCGCCAGCCGACCTGCCCCGAAAGCGAGACCGGCATCCTCGACAGGATCCGAACAGAGCCTGCGATCCCGGGCCGCCGGCCTATGGCAGTCGATCACCGCCCTGGGCCGGGCTATGGCTCTGGCCGCACTCCTGTGCGCTTTGGCCTTCGTCCCTACAGGCTGGCGTGAACTGCTGGCGGGCGCTCTGCTGGGCGCGGGCATGCTGCTGTTTGGGCTGCTGACGAGCCTGGGCAACCTGTCCTGCAACGCTGAAACGAGTCTGAACCAAGGCCATCTGGAGGTGGGTGGCCAGGCCGAGCTGGTCCTGGTTCTGACCAACCCAGGCAGCCGTTCCACCCGTCGCGGCCGAATCGGTCTGGCTCTAGGCCAAGGAACGGTCATTGCGCCCCTGCCAGCCCTTGCCCCCGGCCAGAGTCACCAGATCAGCTTGAAGCTGGAAGCCAGGTCCCGTGGCGTGATTGACCTGGGCCCGGTGACCATGGAGGCCGGCGATCCGCTGGGGTTCATCCGTCGCCGCCGAATTCTGACCGGCGCCCGAAAACTCTACATCCATCCCCGCACGGTGGCCCTGCCGCCCCTCGAAGCCGGGCTGGAACGCGACCTGGAGGGGGATCCTGGTTCCGGCATTGTCGACGACGATCTGGAATTTCATGCCCTGCGCCCCTACGTTCCGGGCGATGACATAAAACGGGTCCACTGGTTGTCCACTGCCCGGGCCGGCACCCTGATGGTCCGCCAGTACGAGCCCACCCTGCGCACCAGGACCGAACTGATCCTGGACGGCCAGGCCGCCTCCTACCGGAACGCGGATGAGTTCGAACTGGCGGTCGAAATTTATGCTTCCCTTGGCTGCCGATGCCTGCTTGACGGCCGTCGGCTGCAAGCGTTGGCTCCGGAACCGGACGATCCTGATGCCCATGGAACCACCCTGCCTACGGAGGATCCCCGTAGCTTTCTGGATGCCTGCAGCGCCATCCGCCCCCGTCAGGACAGCTACGACAAGCCCGACCTGGCTGAGGCTCCCGAGCGGACCTGTCTGACCATCCTGGTGACCGGTTCGCTGGGCGACCGCCAACCCTCAGCCCTGATGGACGGATCGGCCCAAAGCGCATCTCCGGTCATGCTGCTGGCTGCTGACTTGGGCGCCCATCCAAGCCTGCAGACGCAGCCGGGGTTGGTCAACGCTGTTTTGGGCAACAGGAAGGACCTTCCCATCCTCTTGGAGAACCAGCCATGA
- a CDS encoding AAA family ATPase — protein sequence MFARPSSAPARPDLVDVTDQSRHTQPGKTSAPTYAVRTDEPGEMEETERDRRSSTEAADRAAGARQQRRSVQTAGSSQAAVDVPTFAGLFRSIVDNVGQAVLGKEETIALCVTALIAGGHVLLEDNPGTGKTQLSRALAASIAVDCKRIQFTPDLLPSDLLGVTFYDQSQGRFSFRPGPVFASLVLADEINRASPKTQSALLEVMEEGQVTVDGRTYRLPRPFMVMATQNPIEQLGTYALPEAQMDRFLIRTSLGAPGHDASMRILQEADIRDRAGLVEPVVDAAQVEAMAACASKVFCDSSIMEYVIHIIEATRHSPAIRVGSSIRGGLALVRCARIRACAQGRDYVIPDDVKDLVDPILAHRLVLTAQSRLADMDEHQALAEALAKVPVPTGEQ from the coding sequence CTGTTCGCCCGGCCCTCATCAGCTCCTGCAAGGCCTGACCTTGTCGATGTCACTGATCAGTCCCGTCATACCCAGCCGGGGAAGACCTCGGCCCCCACGTACGCAGTCAGGACCGACGAACCCGGGGAGATGGAAGAGACAGAACGGGACAGACGGTCTTCCACCGAAGCAGCGGATCGAGCAGCAGGCGCCAGGCAGCAGAGGCGATCAGTCCAGACCGCAGGAAGCAGCCAGGCCGCCGTGGATGTGCCGACCTTCGCCGGCCTCTTCCGCTCCATCGTGGACAACGTCGGCCAGGCGGTGCTGGGCAAGGAGGAGACCATCGCCCTGTGCGTCACTGCCCTGATCGCGGGAGGCCATGTGCTCCTGGAAGACAATCCAGGCACCGGCAAGACCCAGCTGTCACGCGCCCTGGCTGCCTCCATCGCCGTGGACTGCAAGCGAATCCAGTTCACCCCCGACCTGCTGCCCTCTGATCTGCTGGGCGTGACCTTCTATGACCAGTCTCAAGGACGATTCTCCTTCCGGCCTGGGCCGGTCTTCGCCTCCCTGGTTCTGGCCGACGAGATCAACAGGGCCTCCCCCAAGACCCAGTCGGCCCTGCTGGAGGTCATGGAGGAAGGCCAGGTGACCGTGGATGGCCGCACCTACCGCCTCCCCCGGCCATTCATGGTTATGGCCACCCAGAATCCCATCGAGCAGCTGGGCACCTATGCCCTGCCCGAGGCGCAGATGGACCGCTTTCTGATCCGCACCTCGCTTGGGGCGCCTGGGCACGATGCCAGCATGCGCATCCTTCAAGAGGCCGACATCCGCGACCGGGCAGGCCTGGTGGAACCGGTGGTCGACGCCGCCCAGGTGGAGGCCATGGCCGCCTGCGCCTCCAAGGTCTTCTGCGATTCCTCCATCATGGAATACGTCATCCACATCATCGAAGCCACACGGCACAGCCCCGCCATCCGGGTCGGCTCCTCCATCAGAGGCGGGCTGGCTCTGGTCCGTTGCGCCAGGATCCGGGCCTGTGCCCAGGGCCGCGACTACGTGATCCCCGATGACGTCAAGGACCTGGTCGACCCCATCCTGGCCCACCGGCTGGTCCTGACCGCCCAGAGCAGGCTGGCGGACATGGATGAACACCAAGCGCTGGCCGAAGCCCTGGCCAAGGTCCCCGTCCCCACAGGAGAGCAGTGA